The region ATCTACATAAAAAGGGCTTTCAATGCCACTTTTCAGGGTGAATCTTCCGAATTTAATAATGCCTAGTTTGTAGGCCTCAAGAAAAAATGCTCTTTTAGTTTCCATTTACTTTTTTAGATTTCGGCAAAGATACGATTTAGTTAGCAGTTGTTCTATATTGGACATCATATCCAATATATTCTGTATTTGTGCGTAGTTTGTGGCTGGCAACTAATTCTTATCTTTAAACTCAAAATAAATTTCATGAAAAATAAATTCTCTTTATTCTTTTTTGTGGTATCTGTTGCTTTTATCAATGCACAGGTGCCAGATGCAAAACTTGATGAATTGGTAAAGAATACATTAAAGACTTTTGATGTACCCGGCATGTCTGTAGGTGTTGTAAAAGATGGTAAACTAATCTATGCGAAAGGATTCGGAGTAAGATCTCTGAATACAAAGGCTGCTATGGACGAGAATACACTTGTCGGAATAGCTTCTAATTCTAAAGGTTTTACCGCAACAGCATTGGCAATATTAGCAGATGAAGGAAAGCTAAATTGGAATGACAAAGTGACAAAGTTTATTCCGGAATTCAGAATGTATGATCCTTATGTTTCTCAGGAAGTGACTATAAAAGACCTTATTACCCACCGCGCCGGTTTAGGTTTGGGACAGGGAGATTTAATGTTCTTTCCGGAGGGAGGAAATCTTACAGTGAACGATATTGTACATAATGTACGTTACCTAAAGCCGGCAAATTCTTTCAGAACTAAACTCGATTATAATAATATTATGTTTATTGTGGCTGGAGAAGTTATCCACAGAGTTTCAGGACTAAGCTGGGCAGACTTTATTGAGCAACGAATTATGAAGCCTGTAGGGATGTCGAGTAGTTTTGGGTCTTATAACAGAGCAAAAGCGGTAACAAATAAAATTGATGCACATGCCCCTGTAAATGGTAAAGCTGTAGCTGTTCCACATGATTGGAACGAAACGGCTAATGCAGCAGGCGGAATTATGAGTAACATCCCGGATATGACAACATGGGCCAATTTCCTGATCAATGGTTTTGTAACCAAAGACGGTAAACGTCTGGTTTCTGAAAAAAATGCACACGAATTATGGAGCCTGCAAATACCAGAAAGTATAGCAGCTAAAAATCCCTATGATTCTAATTTCTACGGATACGGAATGGGTTGGTTCCTTAGTGATGTAAAAGGACATCTGCAGGTTCAGCATACGGGCGGACTTATTGGTACTGTTACCCAGTTTACCTTAATTCCTGATCTTAAATTAGGAATAGTTGTACTAACTAATCAGCAGTCCGGCGCAGCATTTAATACAATTACCAATACTGTTAAAGATTCTTATCTTGGAGTTCAGGGCAGAGACTGGCTGAAAAATTACGGTGATCGTATGGCAAAAATAAATGCTAATTACGACAAAGAGAAAAATGATGTGTATGCAAAAGTAGAAGCTGCACAGAAAAATAGTCAGCAGTTAGCAAAACCGGAACAATTTACCGGAACATATAATGATGTTTGGTTTGGTGATGTAATTGTGAAGCAGGAAGGGAAGAAGTACTTTATTTACTGTGTAAACTCTTCAAGACTAAAAGGCGAGTTATTACCTTATTCTTATAACACCTTTGTGGCAAAGTGGGACGATAGAAGCTATGATGCGGACGCTTTTGTAATTTTTAATTTTGATGAGACCGGAAAAGCACAATCTGCAAAGCTAAAGCCTATTTCAGGAGTAACTGACTTTAGTTTTGATTTTGAAGATCTGGACCTGAAAAGAAAGTAATTTTTATCGCAAGGAACGCAAAGGGACTTTTATTTGTTATACTGTTTTAAGTATCATAAAGCTGTTACACTTAGTAAAGACCATATAGAACTTAATATCTAAATGGTGGAAATAATTTTCGGGTAAAATTTGTTTTCTAAAAGCGATAGCAATTAACATCACTTTTGTGGTTTATATACACGGTTTACAGTTAACAAAGATATTATTCCGGATTAATTGTAAACCGTTTTTTATGGCTTAGATTAGTCCAGTTCTTTTGGACTGTAGAAATATTTTAGCTGGCATTTTTCTTCATCAAAATGGCTCCAGGAATCAATATCTATTTCGATACCTGCAACGCCACACGTCGGAAAACTAATGATATCATTACCAGAAAAAAGATTGGCGAAATTAGAAATTCCGTTATTGTGAGAGAAAAGTGCTACAGTATTGTGTACATCGTCAATCTGATTGATGACAGAAACGAAGTCGTTTTCACGGGCATTATAAAGTGCTGATGCTGTACTCATTTCAGCATCTTTATATGTTTTGTGGAAAAAGAGGCAGGTACTATAGGCTCTGTTTGCGGGACTGGATATTAGAGCATCTATATTTATCCCTTTTTCATTGAGGAATTGAGCCATTCTCGGGGCATCTTCTTTTCCACGTTCTGCGAGGGGCCTGTTAAAATCGTCTATACCCTCGGGCCAGTCACTTTTTGCATGACGTACCAAAATTAATTTCTTCATATTAAATAATTGTACTGGTGGTGTAAAATAATGGTTAAGTTTTTTTGAGAAATTAAAGGTAGAAAAAAAATATAAATCCTGATGCAAAACTATATATGATAATTATGCAGATATTAGGAATTATATCCAGATTATTTCGCAGAAAAATATTTATGAAGAGATTTTAGCCGTTAGCCATCTTTAT is a window of Elizabethkingia anophelis R26 DNA encoding:
- a CDS encoding SixA phosphatase family protein; this translates as MKKLILVRHAKSDWPEGIDDFNRPLAERGKEDAPRMAQFLNEKGINIDALISSPANRAYSTCLFFHKTYKDAEMSTASALYNARENDFVSVINQIDDVHNTVALFSHNNGISNFANLFSGNDIISFPTCGVAGIEIDIDSWSHFDEEKCQLKYFYSPKELD
- a CDS encoding serine hydrolase, with the protein product MKNKFSLFFFVVSVAFINAQVPDAKLDELVKNTLKTFDVPGMSVGVVKDGKLIYAKGFGVRSLNTKAAMDENTLVGIASNSKGFTATALAILADEGKLNWNDKVTKFIPEFRMYDPYVSQEVTIKDLITHRAGLGLGQGDLMFFPEGGNLTVNDIVHNVRYLKPANSFRTKLDYNNIMFIVAGEVIHRVSGLSWADFIEQRIMKPVGMSSSFGSYNRAKAVTNKIDAHAPVNGKAVAVPHDWNETANAAGGIMSNIPDMTTWANFLINGFVTKDGKRLVSEKNAHELWSLQIPESIAAKNPYDSNFYGYGMGWFLSDVKGHLQVQHTGGLIGTVTQFTLIPDLKLGIVVLTNQQSGAAFNTITNTVKDSYLGVQGRDWLKNYGDRMAKINANYDKEKNDVYAKVEAAQKNSQQLAKPEQFTGTYNDVWFGDVIVKQEGKKYFIYCVNSSRLKGELLPYSYNTFVAKWDDRSYDADAFVIFNFDETGKAQSAKLKPISGVTDFSFDFEDLDLKRK